A single window of Flavobacterium aestivum DNA harbors:
- a CDS encoding T9SS type B sorting domain-containing protein — protein MNLIKNILFLVFYFCSTVAIAQITVDDTKTAQQLVQDVLVKSACASVSNFNASGNNAVPVQNSYAYFNSAGSNFPLAEGVLLSTSASKNAIGPFVSNRGGGGNTWLGDADLNQTLGINSLNATVLEFDFVPLTNYISFNYIFASNEYQSYFPCAFSDGFAFLIKEAGSTDSYKNIAVLPGTTIPVSSENVHLITNTFVDSQGVSHPGCPAKNESYFNGFNNATSPVNYSGQTIKLNAQTDVIAGKTYHIKLVIADDKEEYYDSAVFLEAGSFSAKIDLGPDRSSTTNNPLCFGESFTIDTKLPANYSYQWYKDGSTTPIPGENKPTLDVTTAGTYKVIVTLLPSTCTAEDEIKIEYAPQIVLNNTTLVQCDDNADGISIFDLTKVESIIKNNDPKLIKLTYYKTLAEAQGEINPILNPSNYSNTAPNEVLYAKVSNAFGCADYAQLNLVISNNSIATQNPIESCDIDTTQDGLTQFNLSTQVTPQVINGLATGLTVEYYLNQTDAISQKNQLPNLFTNTTPNQQTIYARIVNGPDCFKITPETLVVNSFDPPNFQDETLPLCNGSNLNLTVNSGYSNYLWSNGSTINTTNISAPGEYTVTVTNAKGCQKTKKFIVRPSSIGMITNATVNDFAGSENSILISYSGNGDYEFSLDGNSYQDAPLFTGLNAGTYNITVRDKNGCGISNPYKVYVLDYSRFFTPNNDGYNDTWKIKNLDLLPKSTIDILDRYGKLLKQLESNSLGWNGTYNGRELPADDYWFILTFEDGKIIKGHFSLKR, from the coding sequence ATGAATCTTATAAAGAATATTTTATTTCTAGTATTTTACTTCTGCTCAACTGTTGCAATAGCTCAGATTACTGTAGATGACACCAAAACTGCCCAACAACTGGTTCAGGATGTTTTGGTAAAAAGTGCTTGTGCCAGTGTGTCCAATTTTAATGCCAGCGGGAATAATGCAGTCCCTGTACAAAACAGTTATGCTTATTTTAATTCTGCAGGCAGTAATTTCCCTTTAGCCGAAGGTGTACTTTTAAGTACTTCAGCCAGTAAAAATGCCATAGGTCCCTTTGTAAGTAATCGAGGTGGCGGAGGAAACACTTGGCTTGGAGATGCAGACCTTAACCAAACCCTAGGCATTAATAGCTTGAATGCAACAGTGCTCGAATTTGATTTTGTTCCTTTGACCAATTATATCAGTTTTAACTATATTTTTGCCTCAAATGAATATCAATCCTATTTCCCTTGTGCCTTCTCAGATGGTTTTGCCTTTTTAATCAAAGAGGCAGGAAGTACTGATAGTTATAAAAACATTGCAGTTCTCCCTGGTACAACCATTCCTGTTTCATCAGAGAATGTACACCTTATAACAAATACCTTTGTAGATTCGCAGGGTGTTTCCCATCCTGGTTGCCCAGCCAAAAACGAGTCTTATTTTAACGGATTCAACAACGCTACAAGCCCAGTGAATTATAGTGGGCAAACTATAAAGTTAAATGCCCAAACTGATGTAATTGCGGGAAAAACTTATCATATAAAATTAGTAATTGCTGATGATAAAGAAGAATATTATGACTCAGCTGTTTTTCTGGAAGCCGGAAGCTTTTCTGCTAAAATAGATTTAGGTCCAGATCGTTCTTCGACAACCAATAATCCATTATGTTTTGGCGAAAGCTTTACTATAGACACTAAACTTCCTGCAAATTATAGTTATCAATGGTACAAAGATGGTTCAACAACTCCAATTCCAGGTGAAAATAAACCAACTCTAGATGTAACTACTGCTGGTACTTATAAAGTAATAGTAACTTTATTGCCATCAACTTGTACCGCCGAAGATGAAATCAAAATAGAATATGCACCTCAAATCGTTTTGAATAACACCACTCTTGTTCAATGTGATGATAATGCAGATGGAATTTCGATATTCGATTTAACAAAAGTAGAATCTATCATAAAAAACAATGATCCAAAATTAATCAAACTTACCTATTATAAAACTTTAGCAGAAGCTCAAGGAGAAATTAACCCTATTTTAAATCCTAGCAACTACAGTAATACTGCACCCAATGAAGTTTTATATGCCAAAGTGAGCAATGCGTTTGGTTGTGCTGATTATGCACAATTGAATTTAGTTATTTCAAATAATTCGATTGCAACTCAAAATCCAATTGAGAGTTGCGATATCGATACTACACAAGATGGTTTGACTCAATTTAATTTAAGCACACAAGTAACACCTCAAGTAATCAATGGATTGGCTACTGGATTAACAGTGGAATATTATCTAAATCAAACCGATGCTATTTCCCAAAAAAATCAATTGCCTAATCTTTTTACTAATACAACTCCAAATCAGCAAACAATTTATGCCCGAATTGTAAATGGTCCGGACTGTTTCAAAATTACTCCAGAAACACTTGTGGTAAATTCCTTCGATCCACCTAATTTTCAAGACGAAACCCTTCCTCTATGCAACGGATCTAATTTAAATTTAACAGTCAACTCAGGTTACTCAAATTATTTATGGAGCAATGGATCTACAATAAATACAACAAACATTAGTGCGCCTGGAGAATATACAGTAACGGTAACGAATGCAAAGGGTTGTCAAAAAACAAAAAAATTCATTGTTAGACCTTCCAGTATTGGAATGATTACAAACGCAACAGTTAACGATTTTGCCGGAAGCGAAAACTCTATTTTAATTTCTTACTCCGGTAATGGAGATTATGAGTTTTCATTAGATGGTAATTCTTATCAAGATGCTCCTTTGTTTACAGGCCTAAATGCAGGAACATATAACATAACAGTTCGAGACAAAAATGGTTGTGGTATCTCAAACCCTTACAAAGTCTATGTACTTGATTATTCCCGTTTTTTTACTCCAAATAATGATGGTTATAATGACACTTGGAAAATAAAAAATCTAGATCTTTTACCAAAATCCACAATCGACATATTAGATCGTTACGGAAAATTATTAAAACAACTAGAATCTAATAGCCTTGGTTGGAACGGTACCTATAACGGAAGAGAGCTACCTGCAGATGATTATTGGTTCATTCTCACATTCGAAGACGGAAAAATTATTAAGGGTCATTTTTCTTTAAAAAGATAG
- a CDS encoding IS1096 element passenger TnpR family protein, translated as MVYKFRVILDAEEDIFRDIAILAEDTLEDLHNAIFNSFGFDGMEVASFYTCDETWNQEEEISLFDTGDVQGEQRIMSDYKLSDILDEENTKIIYVYDFLNMWTFLVELAAIEEQTVGQTYPETLFSHGEMPDEATEKNFEADMHDDIYGEFEDDLDEDDLDMFEGDDSFEDYGFEENWN; from the coding sequence ATGGTTTATAAATTCAGAGTTATTCTAGATGCCGAAGAAGACATTTTTAGAGACATAGCGATACTTGCTGAAGACACTTTAGAAGATTTACACAATGCTATTTTCAATTCATTTGGTTTTGACGGAATGGAGGTAGCTTCTTTTTACACTTGCGATGAAACCTGGAATCAAGAAGAGGAAATTTCGCTTTTTGACACCGGAGATGTTCAAGGAGAACAAAGAATCATGAGTGATTATAAATTATCTGATATACTAGATGAGGAAAACACCAAGATCATTTATGTTTATGACTTCCTCAATATGTGGACCTTCCTAGTTGAATTAGCAGCTATAGAAGAACAAACTGTTGGTCAAACTTATCCGGAAACCTTATTTTCTCACGGAGAAATGCCAGATGAAGCTACTGAGAAAAACTTTGAAGCTGATATGCATGATGACATTTATGGTGAATTTGAAGACGATTTAGACGAAGATGACTTAGATATGTTTGAGGGAGATGATAGTTTTGAAGACTATGGTTTTGAGGAGAATTGGAATTAA
- a CDS encoding ABC transporter permease — protein sequence MKRLLSIELQKIWLNKASRVLTLTYFILLSFIALIASIKFNIGPLKFQIAEMGIFNFPYIWHFNTYIAAILKLFLAIVIVSMMANEYSYGTLKQNLIDGLSKEEFILSKFVTIVLFSLCSTIFVFILTLILGYSFSSYTELSIVFSDLQYILAFFVKLVGFFSFCLFLGILVKRSAFALGFLLVWNIIEAIAKGILNFRIFPEGKTADYITQLFPLEAMSNLIVEPLTRTNFAKTIENQIGMENLKDYGVPFSAIAIVLCWTIIFLFLSYRILKNRDL from the coding sequence ATGAAACGATTACTCTCTATAGAATTACAAAAAATATGGTTAAACAAAGCCAGTCGCGTGCTAACATTAACCTACTTCATATTACTTTCTTTTATTGCTTTGATAGCCTCTATTAAATTTAATATTGGTCCACTTAAGTTTCAAATTGCCGAAATGGGAATTTTTAATTTTCCATACATATGGCACTTTAATACTTATATAGCAGCAATATTAAAACTCTTTTTAGCAATCGTTATCGTTTCTATGATGGCAAACGAATACAGCTACGGAACATTAAAACAAAACCTGATAGATGGATTAAGCAAGGAAGAATTCATTCTTTCTAAATTCGTTACCATAGTATTGTTTTCTTTATGCTCTACTATTTTTGTCTTTATTCTGACTCTGATTTTAGGCTATAGTTTTTCATCCTATACCGAATTGAGCATTGTTTTTTCTGATTTACAATATATTTTAGCCTTTTTTGTAAAACTGGTTGGATTTTTCTCTTTTTGTTTGTTCTTAGGAATATTGGTAAAACGATCAGCATTTGCATTAGGTTTCTTATTGGTTTGGAATATTATAGAAGCCATTGCAAAAGGAATTTTGAACTTTCGTATTTTTCCTGAAGGTAAAACGGCAGATTACATCACTCAACTTTTCCCTTTAGAAGCTATGTCTAACTTAATAGTCGAACCGCTCACGAGAACAAACTTTGCAAAAACCATTGAAAATCAAATAGGAATGGAAAATCTAAAAGATTATGGTGTACCTTTTTCAGCAATTGCAATAGTTTTATGTTGGACTATTATTTTTCTATTCCTATCGTATAGAATATTAAAAAACAGAGATTTGTAG
- a CDS encoding T9SS type B sorting domain-containing protein produces the protein MKEKLLCIFTFLSISCFAQFSKTHYIPPLISANGLVEDQYLYISTPSIKNVNFKIITIGGSVINATVNSTNPYRYDIGTGDNTQLFTPNTNIGIVKNKGYIIEAEDLIYASARVNAGRNNTSGYNHAGGLVSKGNSALGTVFRLGAMLNPLYDTTLLNFASILSTENGTKVTISNIPNGTMLTNGMLINGPITVTLNKNESYVLALENYNSTNNTPSNSSKIIGALVESDKPVVVNSGSFGGSNSTVLEPNPDGILAPPGRDVGFDQIVSLEKTGKEYIFIKGLGTDELERVLLVAHSDQTQVFLNDNPTPFTTLNTGEHIAIDGSQFKNGNLYVTTSKNVFAYQSIAGTDTPANQNLFFVPPINCSTPNSVDNIPLIQSIGNNTFSGVLNIVTETGATVKVNNSPITATPISITGNPNFVRYTISDLSGNIAVKSSKQVYVSYFGTNGFATYGGYYSGFDLKPEIVSDRISISNSTCIPNVVLKINTLSSYDVFQWYKDDIAIPSATNNSYIPTQPGFYQVKGSISGCLSNIFSDKIPVSECAINNDNDLASDNIDIDYDNDGIENCSESYGNQDINSSNPNSGVVSIGTYSNTFTGAVTNSTPTAPIPFIGNTDGSFVTEVLAGKGFYTTYNLNFNKPINLSLEYPANANSNDLLNTNAEYIVNSDIDKTITVQNPTNQLLIDTNYDGIYESGVTQFSSFEIRFILNGSIPLPAGTGTFKFQSYQTKSFKITHKNLSNSDGNKSTFRLIATCIPKDSDGDGIPDQLDLDSDNDGIPDAIESQKNPKSLSNTDTNLNGLDEIFEPIASPMDTDKDNVPDYLDLDSDNDGIYDLVESGSNALDSNKNGIIDGSAFGLNGLANILETTTDNGILNYTVADSDADGIKNHIELDSDNDLCNDVTEAGFTDPNFDGILGNSPVAVNSNGLVTSKTDGYTTPNNNYTIANPILITTQPINQTQCLQLNTSFSIDSNADSFQWEVSTDGGINWNSLSNNATYSGVKTASLHITKISAAMNANQYRVLLNKNNIICGLTSSAATLTVLALPTLNSPITIIQCDDNIDGITNFNLTKKNNFISANYANETFTYYTTSTGANTKDPTTLITNPTAFSSSSQTIWTRVENTNGCFNVAQLDLMVSTTQLNLTSKRTFEVCDDFVDTANDNKDGFTTFDFSSVTSEIQALIPSSSQTYSIKFYVSQTDALAEANPILNPSNYRNTIPNQQKIWVRIDNNLDNSCFGLGAYITLQVNPIPNIDANNSHISDQIVCSNLPAFFVKLDSGIIGNTPASDYNYIWTKDAIIIPGQTNATLDVNEKGTYTVTVSTKKGCSTPRTILVTSSDIAHLESITIEDLSESNTVTVNSSGQGNYQYSIDLPNGPFQESNFFDNVPSGIHDVYINDTKGCGTLKKTISVLGIPKFFTPNNDGYNDYWSIKGVNETFNKSAQIIIYDRYGKIIKQILPSGNGWDGTYIGNPMPADDYWYSIKLEDGREAKGHFSLKR, from the coding sequence ATGAAAGAAAAATTACTCTGCATTTTCACCTTTTTATCGATCAGTTGTTTTGCTCAATTCAGTAAAACCCATTATATACCCCCACTAATTTCAGCAAACGGATTAGTCGAAGACCAGTATTTATACATCTCAACACCGAGTATTAAAAATGTAAATTTTAAAATCATAACTATTGGCGGGTCAGTAATCAATGCTACTGTTAATAGTACAAATCCGTATAGATATGATATTGGCACAGGAGATAACACTCAATTATTTACTCCAAATACCAATATTGGCATTGTAAAAAACAAAGGATATATAATCGAAGCCGAAGATTTAATCTATGCAAGTGCCAGAGTCAATGCAGGAAGAAATAATACTTCTGGCTACAATCATGCCGGAGGATTGGTTTCTAAAGGAAATAGTGCACTGGGAACAGTATTCAGACTAGGTGCTATGTTGAATCCGCTTTATGATACAACTTTATTAAACTTTGCCTCCATATTATCTACAGAAAACGGAACAAAAGTAACCATTTCAAATATTCCAAACGGGACAATGCTCACAAACGGAATGCTTATAAACGGTCCGATCACTGTAACTTTAAATAAAAACGAAAGTTATGTTTTGGCATTAGAGAACTACAATTCTACTAATAATACCCCTTCCAATAGCTCTAAAATAATTGGAGCATTAGTCGAATCCGATAAACCTGTAGTTGTAAATTCTGGTTCTTTTGGCGGAAGCAACAGTACTGTCTTGGAACCAAATCCAGATGGTATTTTAGCCCCTCCTGGTAGAGATGTAGGTTTTGATCAAATTGTTTCTCTAGAAAAAACAGGAAAAGAGTATATTTTTATAAAAGGACTTGGTACTGATGAATTAGAACGTGTACTATTAGTTGCTCATTCAGATCAAACTCAAGTTTTTTTGAACGATAATCCTACTCCATTCACAACCCTCAATACAGGAGAACACATTGCTATAGATGGAAGTCAATTCAAAAATGGAAATTTATATGTAACGACAAGTAAAAATGTATTTGCATATCAAAGTATTGCCGGTACAGATACGCCAGCCAATCAAAATTTGTTTTTTGTCCCACCTATAAATTGTTCAACACCCAACTCCGTAGACAACATTCCTCTTATTCAATCCATAGGAAATAATACATTTAGTGGCGTTTTAAATATAGTAACCGAAACTGGAGCTACTGTAAAGGTTAATAATTCGCCTATTACCGCTACACCAATTTCTATAACAGGAAATCCAAATTTTGTGCGATATACCATTTCAGACTTATCTGGTAATATAGCCGTAAAATCGAGTAAGCAAGTATATGTTTCTTATTTTGGCACTAATGGCTTTGCAACCTATGGAGGATATTATTCTGGGTTTGATCTAAAACCTGAAATTGTATCCGATAGAATTTCCATTTCTAATTCTACTTGCATTCCTAATGTTGTTTTAAAGATAAATACATTATCCTCCTATGATGTCTTTCAGTGGTATAAAGACGATATCGCAATTCCATCAGCAACCAATAATAGCTATATACCAACCCAACCTGGCTTTTATCAGGTAAAAGGAAGTATTTCAGGATGCTTAAGCAATATTTTTTCAGATAAAATCCCCGTTAGCGAATGTGCAATAAATAACGACAATGATCTAGCTAGTGACAATATTGACATTGATTATGACAATGACGGAATAGAAAACTGCTCTGAATCTTATGGCAATCAAGACATCAACAGCTCCAATCCTAATTCAGGAGTGGTTTCAATAGGTACATATTCCAATACTTTCACTGGTGCTGTTACCAATTCTACTCCTACTGCCCCAATACCCTTTATTGGGAATACAGATGGTAGTTTTGTCACAGAAGTATTGGCCGGAAAAGGTTTTTACACAACTTATAATTTGAATTTTAATAAACCTATAAACCTGAGTTTAGAATATCCAGCAAATGCCAACTCAAATGACCTGCTCAATACCAATGCTGAATATATTGTGAATTCAGATATTGATAAAACCATTACTGTCCAAAATCCAACCAATCAACTATTGATTGACACCAACTATGACGGAATATACGAAAGTGGTGTCACTCAATTTTCATCATTCGAAATTCGATTCATTCTCAACGGAAGCATTCCACTCCCTGCGGGAACCGGCACATTTAAATTTCAATCGTATCAAACAAAATCTTTCAAAATTACTCACAAAAACCTATCCAATAGCGATGGAAACAAATCTACTTTTAGACTAATCGCCACTTGCATTCCGAAAGATAGTGATGGAGATGGAATTCCCGACCAATTGGATTTAGACAGCGATAATGATGGAATACCAGACGCTATCGAATCTCAAAAAAATCCAAAATCTTTATCAAATACCGATACCAATCTAAATGGATTGGATGAAATTTTTGAACCCATAGCAAGTCCAATGGATACCGATAAAGATAACGTTCCTGACTATCTTGATTTAGACAGTGATAACGACGGTATTTACGATCTGGTTGAATCAGGAAGCAATGCTTTGGATAGTAATAAAAATGGAATAATAGATGGTTCTGCATTTGGGCTAAATGGATTAGCCAATATATTGGAAACTACTACTGACAACGGAATTCTTAACTACACAGTTGCTGATTCCGATGCTGACGGGATAAAAAACCACATTGAACTAGACAGTGATAATGATTTGTGCAATGATGTTACCGAAGCAGGATTTACAGATCCCAATTTTGATGGTATATTAGGAAACAGCCCAGTTGCAGTAAACTCAAATGGATTAGTAACCAGTAAAACCGATGGATACACCACTCCAAACAATAACTACACTATTGCCAACCCAATCCTTATAACCACACAACCCATAAACCAAACCCAATGTTTGCAACTAAATACCAGTTTTAGTATCGATTCTAATGCAGATAGTTTTCAATGGGAAGTTTCTACTGATGGTGGTATAAATTGGAATTCTTTATCGAATAACGCTACTTACTCTGGTGTTAAAACTGCATCATTACATATCACAAAGATAAGTGCAGCTATGAATGCTAATCAATATCGTGTTCTTTTAAACAAAAACAACATTATCTGCGGATTAACTTCTTCTGCTGCAACATTGACTGTTCTTGCTTTACCAACATTAAACTCCCCTATCACTATCATACAATGTGATGATAATATTGATGGTATTACCAACTTTAATTTAACAAAAAAAAACAACTTCATTTCGGCTAATTACGCCAACGAAACCTTTACTTATTACACCACTTCTACAGGTGCTAATACCAAAGATCCAACTACACTCATTACAAATCCCACCGCTTTTTCAAGTTCAAGCCAAACTATTTGGACTAGGGTCGAAAACACAAATGGTTGTTTTAACGTGGCTCAATTAGACCTAATGGTTTCAACAACTCAGCTAAATTTAACATCCAAAAGAACTTTTGAAGTATGTGATGATTTTGTAGACACAGCAAACGATAATAAAGATGGTTTTACCACTTTCGACTTTAGTAGCGTTACTTCAGAGATTCAAGCGCTGATTCCTTCTTCAAGTCAAACCTATTCGATAAAATTTTATGTTAGCCAAACCGATGCTTTGGCAGAAGCTAATCCTATTTTAAATCCTTCCAACTATAGAAACACAATACCAAATCAACAGAAAATTTGGGTAAGGATAGACAATAATCTGGACAATTCTTGTTTTGGATTGGGAGCTTATATCACTCTTCAAGTAAACCCCATTCCTAATATAGATGCCAATAATAGCCATATTAGTGATCAAATAGTTTGCTCTAATCTTCCTGCCTTTTTTGTCAAACTAGATTCCGGAATTATAGGAAACACTCCAGCCAGTGATTATAATTATATCTGGACAAAAGACGCCATTATAATTCCTGGTCAAACAAACGCTACTTTAGATGTTAATGAAAAAGGAACATATACTGTAACTGTGTCAACCAAAAAAGGTTGCAGTACTCCTAGAACCATTTTAGTAACTTCATCAGATATAGCACATCTGGAATCAATTACCATTGAAGATCTATCAGAATCCAACACAGTCACAGTAAACAGTTCAGGTCAAGGAAATTACCAATACAGTATAGATTTACCCAACGGTCCTTTTCAAGAATCTAATTTCTTTGATAATGTCCCTTCCGGAATTCATGATGTTTACATCAATGACACAAAAGGTTGCGGTACGCTAAAGAAAACAATTTCAGTGCTTGGAATTCCTAAATTTTTCACACCAAACAATGATGGTTATAATGATTACTGGAGCATCAAGGGTGTAAATGAAACCTTCAATAAAAGTGCGCAGATTATTATTTATGACCGATACGGAAAAATAATCAAACAAATACTCCCCTCAGGCAATGGTTGGGACGGCACTTATATCGGGAATCCAATGCCTGCTGATGACTATTGGTACTCCATAAAATTAGAAGACGGACGAGAAGCCAAAGGGCATTTTTCATTGAAAAGATAA
- a CDS encoding nucleoid-associated protein: MINLYNTHIETLSIHRVGNISRNEPLFLSEEPYKLNDEIVPLMKEFFLKPFKEKEENYFQFAHEVDLDYNDMFKFATEIFTNPNSLHDVSKKITQHLFEQSNHPHIKNGEVYVTYLTGVSIDNNVVDAIGIFKSEIQSDFLQFEEKGTQLEMILQHGVSLNKLDKGCLIFNYKKEEGYKILSVDSNRYDARYWLEHFLSVDAFEDENFITKKYLKFCQNFAKDVVFPAEDKKEEVMFMNRSVNYFAKNDQFEESNFLNEVLDNPDLIPEFKNYKVDKGEKYSIEDVTSFPIANAAVSDARKSIKNVINLDTHIQIKMDFINPESAEKFVEKGWDEEKQMYYYLVYFNKEEKS; this comes from the coding sequence ATGATCAACTTATACAACACCCACATTGAAACGCTATCCATACACCGTGTGGGGAACATCAGTCGTAACGAACCACTTTTTTTATCAGAAGAACCTTATAAATTAAATGATGAGATTGTGCCATTGATGAAAGAGTTCTTCCTAAAGCCATTCAAAGAAAAGGAAGAAAATTACTTTCAGTTTGCACATGAGGTAGACTTAGACTACAACGACATGTTTAAATTTGCGACAGAAATTTTTACCAACCCAAATTCATTACATGACGTTTCCAAAAAGATTACACAACATCTTTTTGAGCAGTCTAATCACCCACATATTAAAAACGGTGAAGTATATGTAACCTATTTAACTGGTGTAAGTATTGATAATAATGTAGTTGATGCAATTGGTATTTTCAAAAGTGAGATTCAATCAGACTTTTTACAGTTTGAAGAAAAAGGCACACAACTGGAAATGATTTTGCAACATGGTGTAAGTCTAAACAAACTTGACAAAGGTTGTTTGATCTTTAATTACAAAAAAGAAGAAGGTTACAAAATTTTATCTGTAGATAGCAATCGCTATGATGCAAGATATTGGTTAGAGCATTTCCTATCTGTTGATGCTTTTGAAGATGAAAACTTCATTACCAAAAAATACTTGAAATTTTGTCAAAACTTTGCCAAAGATGTTGTTTTTCCAGCCGAAGACAAAAAAGAAGAGGTAATGTTCATGAACCGTTCTGTAAACTATTTTGCAAAAAACGATCAATTTGAAGAAAGCAATTTCTTGAATGAAGTATTAGACAATCCTGATTTGATTCCGGAATTTAAAAACTATAAAGTAGACAAAGGAGAAAAATATAGTATTGAAGATGTAACTTCATTTCCTATTGCCAATGCAGCAGTTAGTGATGCCAGAAAATCAATAAAAAACGTAATCAATCTAGATACACATATTCAAATCAAAATGGATTTCATCAATCCTGAAAGTGCCGAAAAATTTGTGGAAAAAGGTTGGGACGAAGAAAAACAAATGTATTATTATTTGGTTTACTTTAATAAGGAAGAAAAAAGTTAG
- a CDS encoding ABC transporter ATP-binding protein: MDTILSIHNLNKRYGSLQALKNVSLEIKKGNVYGILGPNGSGKSTTLGIVLNVVNKTSGEYSWFDGKLETHEALKKVGAIIERPNFYPYMTAEENLKLVCKIKNINYSKISEKLELVGLNDRKNSKFSTFSLGMKQRLAIASALLNDPEILILDEPTNGLDPQGIHQIRDIIKQIAAKGTTILLASHLLDEVEKVCSHVLVLRKGQVLYSGLVDGISANEGYFELQADDTESLIRVLNTHPAIEKTRIAEGKVLVQLKTKLESKDLNQFLFSNNICLSHLVKRKNSLEEQFLELTKNQ, from the coding sequence TTGGATACAATACTTTCAATACATAACCTCAACAAACGTTATGGTAGCTTACAAGCCTTAAAAAATGTTTCATTAGAAATAAAAAAAGGAAATGTTTACGGAATACTAGGTCCTAATGGAAGCGGAAAATCAACCACTTTAGGAATTGTTCTTAATGTGGTCAACAAGACTTCTGGGGAATACAGTTGGTTTGATGGTAAACTGGAAACACATGAAGCCTTAAAAAAAGTGGGAGCCATTATAGAAAGGCCTAACTTTTATCCTTACATGACGGCTGAAGAAAACCTGAAATTAGTCTGCAAAATAAAAAACATCAACTATTCTAAAATATCAGAAAAACTGGAACTTGTTGGTTTGAATGATCGGAAAAACAGCAAATTCAGTACTTTTTCTTTAGGGATGAAACAACGCTTGGCCATTGCCTCTGCCCTATTGAATGACCCTGAGATTTTAATACTTGATGAACCTACTAATGGATTAGACCCTCAAGGAATTCATCAAATACGAGACATCATAAAACAAATAGCTGCTAAAGGAACTACAATCTTATTGGCATCCCATTTATTGGATGAAGTAGAAAAAGTCTGTTCGCACGTTTTGGTTTTAAGAAAGGGTCAGGTTCTATATTCCGGTTTAGTAGATGGTATTTCTGCCAATGAAGGATATTTTGAATTGCAAGCCGATGATACTGAATCCTTAATTCGTGTTTTGAATACGCATCCGGCTATTGAAAAAACAAGAATCGCAGAAGGAAAAGTTTTGGTACAATTAAAAACAAAATTAGAATCAAAAGATTTGAATCAGTTTTTATTTTCAAATAACATTTGCCTAAGTCATTTGGTAAAGCGTAAAAATAGCCTTGAAGAGCAATTTTTAGAACTAACCAAGAATCAATAA